A genomic region of Coriobacteriaceae bacterium contains the following coding sequences:
- a CDS encoding DUF5692 family protein, producing the protein MLFDVYGPNAAFQWSGLFMVLIALILLNEVARRWKAGGIFFFFGVCGAMTIYCIAVEVGAAMGAEWALNNPTYTSMGGWFHYAKVYAATAGCIGFMMLKYSWGKIGRSHWFKAFPFVIVAINILIAVASDFESAIVAWDSSFVTDEGVLLNGGIFNVLNGCAGLLNILCMTGWFGIYISKKRQDMLWPDMTWVFIISYDLWNFCYTYNCLPTHSWYCGIALLVAPTIAGLIWNKGGWIQNRAFTLAIWCMFAQMVPMFANDSIFAVQSVNDPAVNTVVASIALIANIAALSYVIYRSKKLGVNPYKHEIWVGTKEYKEAMARRAPVAYLLETEPKSATPAEIDEMVEYAERPVLPDPTKVDMEIEVVTYVKRE; encoded by the coding sequence ATGTTGTTTGACGTTTACGGTCCTAATGCCGCCTTTCAATGGTCAGGACTTTTCATGGTGCTCATTGCACTCATCCTGCTCAACGAGGTGGCTCGCCGCTGGAAGGCCGGAGGAATTTTCTTCTTCTTCGGTGTATGCGGCGCGATGACCATCTATTGCATTGCCGTCGAGGTCGGTGCCGCCATGGGTGCCGAATGGGCGCTCAATAACCCCACGTATACATCCATGGGTGGGTGGTTCCACTATGCCAAGGTGTACGCGGCAACGGCCGGTTGCATCGGCTTCATGATGCTCAAGTACAGCTGGGGAAAGATTGGCCGCTCGCACTGGTTCAAGGCGTTCCCGTTCGTGATCGTGGCCATCAACATCCTGATCGCGGTTGCGAGCGACTTCGAGAGCGCCATCGTCGCCTGGGATTCGAGCTTCGTCACCGACGAGGGCGTCCTGCTCAACGGCGGTATCTTCAACGTGCTCAACGGCTGCGCGGGCCTGCTCAACATCCTGTGCATGACCGGCTGGTTCGGCATCTACATCTCCAAGAAGCGCCAGGACATGCTGTGGCCCGACATGACGTGGGTCTTCATCATTTCCTACGACCTCTGGAACTTCTGCTACACCTACAATTGCCTGCCCACCCACTCCTGGTACTGCGGTATCGCGCTGCTCGTCGCGCCGACCATCGCGGGTCTCATCTGGAACAAGGGTGGATGGATCCAGAACCGCGCGTTCACGCTGGCCATCTGGTGCATGTTCGCGCAGATGGTGCCGATGTTCGCCAACGACTCCATCTTCGCGGTGCAGTCCGTGAACGACCCGGCGGTCAATACCGTGGTCGCCTCTATCGCGCTCATCGCCAATATCGCGGCTCTCAGTTATGTCATCTACCGCTCCAAGAAGCTTGGCGTCAATCCGTACAAGCATGAGATTTGGGTTGGCACCAAGGAGTACAAGGAGGCCATGGCCCGTCGTGCTCCTGTCGCCTACCTGCTCGAGACCGAGCCCAAGAGCGCCACGCCGGCAGAGATCGACGAGATGGTCGAGTACGCGGAGAGGCCCGTGCTTCCCGATCCCACCAAGGTTGACATGGAAATTGAGGTTGTCACGTATGTAAAGCGCGAGTAG
- a CDS encoding cation:proton antiporter — MEADLVSLFCIVVVALLAPILSALVPNRMVPETVLLLIAGMLIGPHVFAIAQPDAAITLVSDLGLGFLFLLAGYEINPQELTGKQGRHGLFTWLVTLAIAMVICIATPDFQSNQIGWLAAAIALTTTAFGTLVPILHERGLVGTRIGKSIFAYGTWGEIGPIIVIALILSTRKTWVTLAILAAFALVAVAAALIPKRIWENGMHLPGFFERNRDTNAQITVRFVMVLLVGLLMVSALFDLDIVLGAFAAGFVLRFLLPGGDRGLEHKLNGIGYGFFIPLFFVVSGMAINPMAVAEYPLLLVLFIVALLAVRALPIYVALRISPETRDMDGHSRATVAFYCTTALPLIVAITNIATGAGAMSADIASLLVAAGGLTVFLMPLLASFALKHIKGPAPDEPGEDATPRKDDI, encoded by the coding sequence TTGGAAGCAGACCTTGTATCGCTGTTCTGCATAGTCGTGGTCGCGCTTCTCGCCCCGATTCTCTCGGCTCTCGTCCCCAATCGGATGGTCCCTGAAACCGTCCTTCTTCTCATTGCGGGCATGCTAATCGGCCCTCACGTGTTTGCCATTGCACAGCCTGATGCAGCGATCACGCTTGTCTCCGACCTCGGTCTCGGCTTCCTGTTCCTCCTCGCGGGCTATGAGATAAACCCGCAGGAACTGACGGGCAAGCAAGGTCGCCATGGATTGTTTACCTGGCTTGTCACTTTGGCTATCGCGATGGTGATCTGTATCGCCACTCCCGATTTCCAATCAAACCAAATCGGATGGCTTGCCGCAGCCATTGCCCTTACCACCACGGCGTTTGGCACGCTCGTTCCCATCCTGCACGAGCGTGGCCTCGTGGGCACGCGCATCGGCAAATCCATCTTCGCATACGGAACCTGGGGCGAGATTGGCCCGATCATCGTCATCGCCCTCATCCTGTCAACGCGCAAGACCTGGGTGACCTTGGCGATTCTTGCCGCATTTGCGTTGGTCGCCGTCGCCGCCGCGTTGATTCCCAAACGAATCTGGGAAAACGGCATGCACCTCCCCGGATTCTTCGAGAGAAACCGGGATACGAACGCCCAGATCACCGTTCGTTTCGTCATGGTGCTGCTCGTCGGCCTCCTCATGGTGTCGGCCTTGTTCGATCTCGACATCGTGCTCGGTGCCTTCGCCGCGGGTTTCGTGCTGCGCTTCCTGCTTCCCGGTGGCGACCGAGGACTCGAGCACAAGCTCAACGGCATCGGCTACGGATTCTTCATTCCCCTGTTCTTCGTCGTGAGCGGCATGGCCATCAACCCCATGGCCGTGGCCGAATACCCATTGCTGCTTGTCTTGTTCATCGTCGCGCTGCTGGCCGTGCGCGCACTGCCCATATACGTCGCCTTGCGCATTTCGCCCGAAACGCGCGACATGGACGGCCACAGTCGTGCGACGGTTGCGTTCTACTGCACGACGGCCCTTCCCCTCATCGTCGCCATCACGAATATCGCAACAGGAGCAGGCGCGATGTCCGCGGATATCGCCTCGCTTCTCGTCGCTGCCGGAGGCCTCACCGTCTTCCTCATGCCGCTGCTTGCCTCGTTTGCGCTCAAGCACATCAAGGGTCCAGCGCCAGATGAGCCGGGAGAGGATGCCACGCCTCGAAAGGATGACATATGA
- a CDS encoding VWA domain-containing protein, producing MKMKDYTELVFILDRSGSMGGLERDTIGGFNSVLRKNKEQEGDAIVSTVLFDDRIEVVCDRKRIEDVAPITDKEYYVRGCTALLDAMGGAIQHVSKVQKTLPKHHRAKSVLFVITTDGYENASRGFTYPQVKKLIEKKRKKGWEFVFMGANIDAAAEAARIGISADRAATYHADEIGTQAVYASMATACCQLRSDAGITGSWKLEIEEDMASRA from the coding sequence ATGAAGATGAAGGACTATACCGAGCTCGTGTTCATCCTCGACCGTAGCGGCTCGATGGGCGGACTGGAGAGAGACACCATTGGCGGATTCAATTCCGTGCTACGCAAGAACAAGGAGCAGGAGGGCGATGCCATTGTCTCGACGGTCCTTTTTGACGATCGCATCGAAGTGGTTTGTGACCGGAAGCGTATCGAGGACGTCGCGCCCATCACGGACAAGGAGTACTACGTGCGCGGGTGCACGGCCTTGCTCGACGCGATGGGTGGTGCCATTCAGCACGTGAGCAAGGTGCAGAAAACGCTGCCCAAGCACCATCGAGCAAAGAGCGTCCTCTTCGTCATTACGACCGATGGCTACGAAAACGCAAGCCGCGGGTTCACGTATCCGCAGGTGAAGAAGCTCATCGAGAAGAAGCGCAAGAAGGGCTGGGAATTCGTCTTCATGGGCGCGAACATCGATGCCGCCGCCGAAGCAGCCCGCATCGGAATTTCCGCGGACCGCGCGGCCACGTATCATGCCGACGAAATAGGCACCCAGGCCGTCTATGCATCGATGGCGACTGCCTGCTGTCAGCTCCGCTCGGATGCGGGCATCACGGGTTCGTGGAAGCTCGAAATCGAGGAGGACATGGCCAGCAGGGCATAG
- a CDS encoding alanine:cation symporter family protein: MEDLNSLLVAFTGTIDDFMYTYILVILLVATGIWFTIRTRCVQIRYIKDMFTNLVGKSVTADTQFSDDVENNVDTGKLPKAPGAANEHGSTAYADTTKPKKQRRISSFQALMVSTASRVGTGNIVGIATAIAIGGPGAVFWMWLMAIIGAASAFVESTLAQIWKVRNPDGTFRGGPAYYIQLALGKRWLGIVFAVALILCFGLGFNGLQTYNMASAIDYYVIEGHETVVNAIIGLFVVVAVAVVIFGGVHRISVITSWIVPIMAGAYILISIWTCVSNLGDVPAALGLVFGQAFDFSSLAGGFTGSMIMWGIKRGLFSNEAGMGSAPNAAATADVSHPVKQGLVQSLSVYIDTLVICTCSALMMLIFCVQQPDTVAALVASDSFNGIDFVQMAMANSIGPLGIHFMTACIILFAFSSLVGNYFYAEGNILFIKDSKAVLVVFRLFCLAAIFFGAVNNFSLAWNLADIFMGFMAIINLVAILLLGKWAIKALDDYTAQRKQGVNPVFCAQNIPGMPKTIWWTHDTNCACPTHLPKTPSA, translated from the coding sequence ATGGAAGATCTCAACAGCCTACTCGTGGCTTTTACGGGCACGATCGATGACTTCATGTACACCTACATCCTGGTAATTCTTCTTGTTGCGACGGGCATATGGTTTACCATCCGCACGCGCTGCGTGCAGATTCGCTACATCAAGGACATGTTCACGAACCTCGTGGGCAAAAGCGTCACGGCCGATACGCAGTTCTCCGACGACGTCGAGAACAACGTCGATACGGGCAAGCTGCCCAAGGCTCCGGGCGCTGCCAACGAGCACGGCAGCACGGCCTATGCGGACACCACGAAGCCCAAGAAGCAGCGTCGCATCTCGTCGTTCCAGGCGCTCATGGTTTCGACGGCCTCACGCGTTGGCACGGGCAACATCGTCGGCATCGCGACGGCGATTGCGATTGGTGGCCCGGGCGCCGTTTTCTGGATGTGGCTCATGGCCATCATCGGCGCGGCATCGGCATTCGTCGAGTCGACGCTTGCCCAGATCTGGAAGGTGCGCAACCCCGACGGCACCTTCCGCGGCGGTCCCGCATACTACATTCAGCTTGCTCTTGGTAAGCGCTGGCTCGGTATCGTCTTTGCCGTGGCCCTCATCCTCTGCTTTGGCCTCGGCTTCAACGGCCTGCAGACGTACAACATGGCTTCGGCTATCGACTACTACGTCATCGAAGGTCATGAAACCGTCGTCAACGCGATTATCGGCCTCTTCGTCGTCGTGGCCGTTGCCGTTGTCATTTTCGGTGGCGTGCACCGCATCTCGGTCATCACTTCCTGGATCGTCCCCATCATGGCCGGTGCCTACATCCTCATCTCCATCTGGACCTGCGTTTCCAATTTGGGTGATGTTCCCGCGGCACTCGGGCTCGTCTTCGGGCAGGCTTTCGATTTCTCGTCGCTTGCCGGTGGCTTTACGGGCTCGATGATCATGTGGGGTATCAAGCGTGGCCTCTTCTCGAACGAGGCCGGCATGGGGTCGGCACCTAATGCGGCGGCCACCGCCGACGTTTCGCATCCCGTGAAGCAGGGCCTCGTCCAGAGCCTTTCCGTCTATATCGACACGCTTGTGATCTGCACCTGCTCGGCGCTCATGATGCTCATCTTCTGCGTGCAGCAGCCCGATACCGTCGCGGCGCTCGTCGCATCCGACAGCTTCAACGGCATCGATTTCGTGCAAATGGCGATGGCCAATTCGATCGGGCCGCTCGGCATCCACTTCATGACGGCGTGCATCATCCTGTTCGCGTTCTCCTCCCTTGTGGGCAACTACTTCTACGCCGAAGGCAATATCCTGTTCATCAAGGACAGCAAGGCCGTGCTCGTCGTGTTTCGTCTCTTCTGCCTGGCGGCGATCTTCTTTGGTGCCGTGAACAACTTCAGCCTGGCATGGAACCTCGCCGATATCTTCATGGGATTCATGGCCATCATTAACCTTGTGGCGATTCTGCTATTGGGCAAGTGGGCCATCAAGGCGCTCGATGATTACACGGCACAGCGCAAGCAAGGCGTGAACCCCGTGTTTTGCGCGCAGAACATTCCCGGCATGCCCAAGACCATCTGGTGGACGCATGACACGAATTGCGCTTGCCCGACGCATCTGCCAAAGACTCCGAGTGCCTGA
- a CDS encoding acyl-CoA dehydratase activase-related protein — MRTSAYADLADIHVIGIPRALLQYRYGVLWQTFFEALGKTVVISDETDKAIVDNGIARSVDETCLASKIFMGHVVNLIGRCDAVFVPCYASCDMHRGFCTKFQSMTDLVRNTFRTELRVISLLVENVSDIKATQAAFVELGQRLGASRKESKHAFKEALRAQKEADGQQAQRQEDVLKLMDEYRGIVAKDPARAEQAPLSILVVAHPYIAFDQYMAGDIIRSLTQLECMPLFACETDHAKSYKASLDFSSTMPWIISRELIGSILMLKDRIDGIILISAFPCGPDSMTDDAIMRCIRGVPILNLMIDAQTGTAGIQTRLESFIDILQFQRRGGYIRAER; from the coding sequence ATGAGAACCTCAGCCTATGCCGACTTGGCCGACATACATGTCATCGGCATTCCGCGCGCCCTCCTGCAGTATCGCTACGGCGTACTGTGGCAGACCTTCTTCGAAGCGCTCGGCAAGACAGTCGTCATCAGCGACGAGACCGACAAGGCCATCGTCGATAACGGCATCGCGCGCTCGGTGGATGAGACCTGTCTCGCATCCAAAATCTTCATGGGTCACGTGGTCAATCTCATCGGGCGATGTGACGCGGTCTTCGTCCCCTGCTATGCCAGCTGCGACATGCACCGCGGCTTCTGCACCAAGTTCCAGTCCATGACGGACCTCGTCCGCAACACCTTCCGCACCGAGCTGCGCGTCATATCGCTGCTCGTGGAAAACGTCAGCGACATCAAGGCGACGCAAGCCGCCTTCGTCGAGTTGGGGCAGCGTCTGGGCGCATCGCGCAAGGAGTCCAAGCACGCCTTCAAGGAGGCCCTGCGCGCACAGAAAGAAGCCGACGGGCAGCAAGCGCAGCGCCAGGAGGATGTCCTGAAGCTCATGGACGAGTATCGAGGCATTGTTGCCAAAGATCCCGCCAGAGCCGAGCAGGCACCGCTCTCCATCCTCGTCGTCGCGCATCCCTATATCGCGTTCGATCAGTACATGGCCGGCGACATCATTCGATCGCTCACGCAGCTCGAATGCATGCCGCTCTTTGCCTGCGAGACCGATCACGCCAAATCGTACAAGGCGAGCCTCGACTTCTCGTCAACCATGCCGTGGATTATCAGCCGCGAGCTCATCGGCTCCATCCTCATGCTCAAGGACCGAATCGACGGCATCATCTTGATCAGCGCGTTTCCCTGCGGTCCCGATTCCATGACCGATGACGCGATCATGCGCTGCATACGAGGCGTCCCCATCCTCAACCTCATGATCGACGCGCAGACGGGCACGGCCGGCATCCAGACGCGCCTCGAGAGTTTCATCGACATCCTGCAGTTCCAACGCAGAGGAGGTTACATTCGTGCCGAGCGCTGA
- a CDS encoding FtsX-like permease family protein, with product MLLKLAVRNMRRSLRDYAIYFVTLLIAVTVFYAFNSVGDQQVMHDIAASDNTNVVEFTGYMMNTFSVVVAFVLGFLVIYANQLLISRRKREFGIYLVLGMKPGQVSRILLYETIFIGLGSLVLGLALGVLISQLLSFATAALFGIAMPQYQFSFSPIACIATLACFAAIYIVVAIFNVITVRRCKLIDLIGAKTKRQKIIIRNPWVCLVLFIVSLILIGLAYWQLDVNGMTLLFDAEFQRATVLMLVGSLLFFFSLSGFAIAVLTRLRGVYFKRLRPFTTRQVASKFNTSFVSIWVVCVLLFFAITTFATGLGLIDAFTGDIDEANPYDASIIAYGEETVYENGKGTKKPVDADISQTSAYLQQHVANWDTLVAASSQLDFYGLPDMTYGELMDAVNTHLSDAMSSTSMLNQGVQVVGLTQFNDMLALNDKQPVTLSSGEYLVTNSMSASQNIADAVVAQHMPLPTPAGDLTPVNRVDKSQLSDFDMLSNALTMVVPDDVVAALAQTETPDATYVNVMYASRSNVEDTFISAVEAVDAPGVSITITREQMVGQASGLRVMITYLAVYIGLVLLITTAAVLAIQLLSLTIDSLGRYRLLSKLGCDTRMLTRSLFEQVVIYFVAPLALAVCHSACAIVVLSESLFAALGRDLFPSIVMAACLVVAIYGGYMLITYLTSRTSVKQAIS from the coding sequence ATGCTGCTTAAACTCGCCGTACGCAACATGCGGCGATCGCTTCGTGACTACGCGATCTACTTCGTCACGCTCCTCATCGCCGTCACCGTGTTCTACGCGTTCAACTCCGTGGGTGACCAGCAGGTCATGCACGACATCGCGGCGTCCGATAACACGAACGTCGTGGAGTTCACCGGCTACATGATGAACACCTTCTCCGTCGTCGTCGCCTTCGTGTTGGGCTTTCTCGTCATCTACGCCAACCAGCTACTCATCAGCCGGCGCAAGCGCGAATTCGGCATATACCTCGTGCTCGGCATGAAGCCCGGCCAGGTATCGCGCATCCTGCTCTACGAGACGATCTTCATCGGTCTGGGCTCGCTCGTCCTCGGCCTTGCCCTCGGCGTGCTCATCTCGCAGCTGCTCTCGTTTGCCACGGCGGCGCTCTTCGGCATCGCCATGCCACAGTACCAGTTCAGCTTCTCGCCCATCGCCTGCATCGCGACGCTTGCGTGCTTTGCCGCCATCTACATCGTGGTCGCCATCTTCAACGTCATCACCGTGCGTCGCTGCAAGCTCATCGACCTCATCGGCGCCAAGACCAAGCGACAGAAGATCATCATCCGCAATCCGTGGGTGTGCCTCGTGCTCTTCATCGTGTCGCTCATCCTCATCGGGCTCGCATACTGGCAACTTGACGTCAACGGCATGACGCTCCTGTTCGATGCCGAGTTCCAGCGTGCGACCGTGCTCATGCTCGTGGGTTCGCTGCTGTTCTTCTTCTCGCTTTCCGGCTTTGCCATCGCCGTGCTCACGCGCCTGCGCGGCGTGTACTTCAAGCGTCTGCGCCCCTTCACCACGCGTCAGGTAGCCTCGAAGTTCAACACGTCGTTCGTCTCCATCTGGGTGGTGTGCGTGCTGCTCTTCTTCGCCATCACCACCTTTGCCACCGGCCTGGGCCTCATTGACGCGTTTACCGGTGACATTGACGAAGCCAATCCCTACGATGCGAGCATCATCGCGTACGGCGAGGAAACCGTATACGAAAACGGCAAGGGTACGAAGAAGCCCGTCGATGCCGACATCAGCCAGACGAGCGCATACTTGCAGCAGCATGTCGCCAATTGGGACACGCTCGTCGCCGCCAGCTCGCAGCTCGACTTTTACGGGCTTCCCGACATGACCTATGGCGAACTCATGGACGCTGTCAACACGCACCTTTCGGATGCCATGAGCAGCACCTCGATGTTGAACCAAGGCGTGCAGGTTGTTGGCCTTACGCAGTTCAACGACATGCTCGCCCTGAACGACAAGCAGCCCGTGACGCTGTCATCTGGCGAATACCTCGTCACCAACAGCATGTCGGCGTCGCAGAACATCGCCGATGCGGTCGTGGCGCAGCATATGCCGCTTCCCACGCCAGCTGGCGATCTTACGCCAGTAAACCGTGTCGATAAGTCCCAGCTCAGCGACTTCGACATGCTCAGCAATGCCCTCACGATGGTGGTCCCCGACGACGTCGTCGCCGCCTTGGCCCAAACCGAAACTCCCGACGCGACGTACGTGAACGTCATGTACGCGTCTCGTTCGAATGTGGAAGACACGTTCATCAGCGCTGTCGAGGCCGTCGATGCGCCGGGCGTATCCATCACCATCACGCGCGAGCAGATGGTCGGCCAGGCAAGTGGCCTGCGCGTCATGATCACCTACCTCGCGGTCTACATCGGCCTCGTGCTGCTCATCACGACCGCAGCCGTGCTCGCCATCCAGCTGCTCTCGCTTACCATCGATTCGCTTGGCCGCTACCGCCTGCTCTCGAAGCTCGGCTGTGATACCCGCATGCTTACCCGTTCGCTGTTCGAGCAGGTCGTGATCTATTTCGTCGCACCGCTGGCCCTGGCTGTCTGCCACTCGGCATGCGCCATCGTCGTCCTCTCCGAATCGCTTTTCGCGGCTCTCGGGCGCGATTTGTTCCCCTCCATCGTCATGGCAGCATGCCTCGTCGTCGCCATATACGGTGGCTACATGCTCATCACCTACCTGACCAGCAGGACAAGCGTCAAGCAGGCCATCTCGTAG
- a CDS encoding ion transporter — MSDTSSRREERRLKQWLFLALEYPAKASTGGKVVCGVIYVCIVANAILVCIPNDWLSSAFDGPILVLSIISSCVFACEYAARIWIADKVRPRLSPPKARLRYMVSPMGIVDLLSFVPAWIMFFVPMSPAIRDAISIIRLIRLFKISRYMRGLRTIGAVIRNRRQEIIAAFMVLALLTIAASVLMYEAEHAVQPEAFDSILTGIYWAMTTITTTGYGDLVPITALGRVIGFVVMVLSIAIVAIPAGIFSAGFVEEFRAQRNGRAPITTDGEQDDEG; from the coding sequence ATGAGCGACACGTCTAGCAGGCGAGAGGAACGCCGCCTCAAGCAGTGGCTCTTCCTCGCGCTCGAGTATCCAGCCAAAGCATCGACGGGTGGCAAGGTGGTCTGTGGCGTCATCTACGTCTGCATCGTCGCAAACGCCATCCTCGTGTGCATTCCGAACGACTGGCTGTCTTCCGCCTTCGACGGCCCCATCCTCGTGCTCAGCATCATCTCGTCATGCGTGTTCGCCTGCGAGTACGCGGCACGCATCTGGATAGCCGACAAGGTGCGCCCCCGTCTCTCGCCACCAAAGGCGCGTCTGCGTTACATGGTGTCTCCCATGGGCATCGTCGACCTCTTGTCCTTCGTCCCGGCATGGATCATGTTCTTCGTGCCGATGTCACCCGCGATACGAGATGCGATCAGCATCATCCGCCTTATCCGTCTCTTCAAGATCTCGCGTTACATGCGCGGCTTGCGCACCATCGGCGCTGTCATCAGGAATCGTCGCCAGGAGATCATCGCCGCCTTCATGGTGCTCGCATTGCTTACGATCGCCGCAAGCGTGCTCATGTACGAAGCGGAGCACGCCGTACAGCCCGAAGCTTTCGACAGCATCCTGACCGGCATATACTGGGCCATGACAACGATCACGACCACCGGCTACGGAGATCTCGTTCCCATTACCGCCCTGGGGAGGGTCATCGGCTTTGTCGTCATGGTTCTCTCGATCGCCATCGTCGCCATACCGGCGGGCATCTTCTCGGCGGGATTCGTCGAGGAGTTCCGCGCGCAGCGAAACGGACGCGCACCCATCACGACCGATGGCGAGCAAGATGATGAGGGCTAG
- a CDS encoding DHA2 family efflux MFS transporter permease subunit: protein MDNRRTYAMFAIVTLTAALGALTQTSMNSMLSGVQESFGTPESVSQWLTTIYMLVIGVTVPLVTHLARRHSVRTLIFVALAFMLVGAVIAAFSPNFGILLFARVLQAISAGIMLPVMQTIAMTRFPPGQNATAMGIAGIALGFAPNIGPLFGGLLVDSWGWRSFFWILSGIIVVLALVTLAFVRKREHQMHDAHLDYLSALLSTVGFGCVLLSFSTAAYRPITDPAIWTGLVVGIVCVSWFVLRQRRIKHPLIHMSIFKSHTYVVSFIAQNLLNASFMGITLILPLFIVNVAQMTPVDAGLVFLPTTILAAAFNPLAGILSDKIGPRPVIVVSAFLLVAGSGAMAFITADTPFWLITALQVVRGIGVSSIIGPLNSWGMHKLPVENMIDGSAFFTTVRQACASFGTALMMLLISVVGGALGYNLALGLSALFAVGVLICSVFFVRDLKS, encoded by the coding sequence ATGGACAATCGTCGCACATATGCGATGTTCGCCATCGTCACTCTGACGGCGGCGCTTGGCGCGCTCACGCAGACTTCGATGAACTCCATGCTCTCCGGCGTGCAGGAGAGCTTCGGCACGCCGGAGAGCGTCAGCCAGTGGCTCACCACCATCTACATGCTCGTCATCGGTGTCACCGTACCGCTCGTGACCCACCTTGCCCGACGCCACTCGGTGCGCACGCTCATCTTCGTGGCCCTGGCGTTCATGCTTGTCGGTGCCGTCATCGCCGCCTTCTCGCCGAACTTCGGCATATTGCTCTTCGCACGCGTGCTTCAGGCGATCAGCGCGGGCATCATGCTGCCCGTCATGCAGACCATAGCAATGACGCGCTTTCCGCCCGGCCAAAACGCGACGGCCATGGGCATTGCCGGCATCGCACTTGGCTTCGCACCCAATATCGGCCCGCTCTTCGGCGGCCTGCTCGTGGACTCGTGGGGATGGCGCAGCTTTTTCTGGATTCTCTCGGGCATCATCGTCGTGTTGGCACTCGTGACACTCGCCTTCGTGCGCAAACGCGAGCACCAGATGCACGATGCGCACCTTGATTACCTCTCCGCGCTTCTCTCGACCGTTGGCTTTGGTTGCGTGCTCCTTTCCTTTTCCACCGCCGCGTACCGTCCGATAACGGATCCCGCCATCTGGACGGGTCTCGTGGTGGGCATCGTCTGCGTGTCGTGGTTCGTCCTGCGCCAGCGTCGCATCAAGCACCCGCTCATTCACATGTCCATCTTCAAATCGCATACCTATGTGGTGAGTTTCATCGCGCAGAATCTTCTCAACGCATCGTTCATGGGCATCACGCTCATCCTGCCGCTCTTCATCGTGAACGTGGCGCAGATGACGCCCGTCGATGCGGGCCTCGTCTTCCTTCCCACCACCATACTCGCAGCGGCCTTCAACCCGCTCGCCGGCATACTGAGCGACAAGATCGGTCCGCGTCCCGTCATCGTGGTCTCCGCCTTTCTGCTCGTTGCCGGCAGCGGCGCCATGGCCTTCATCACCGCCGATACGCCGTTTTGGCTCATCACGGCGTTACAGGTCGTGCGCGGCATTGGCGTGAGCTCAATTATCGGGCCCCTCAACTCCTGGGGCATGCACAAGCTACCCGTCGAAAACATGATCGATGGTTCGGCCTTCTTCACGACCGTGCGCCAGGCATGCGCCTCGTTTGGCACGGCGCTCATGATGCTGCTCATCTCGGTGGTAGGTGGCGCCCTCGGCTACAACCTGGCGCTCGGGCTGTCTGCCCTCTTTGCCGTAGGCGTGCTCATCTGCTCCGTCTTCTTCGTACGCGACCTCAAGTCATAA
- a CDS encoding acyl-CoA dehydratase activase codes for MNCNIGIDIGSISTKGVIIDDNHEIIARSYLWTEGDPAGAAKRVIAELRKQIDEDDARVVSAGTTGSARRLVGSMLGASVIKNEITAHAVGTTHLHPDVRTIFEIGGQDSKIIIVSDGIAVDYAMNTLCAAGTGSFLSSQAHRLGVEVEEFGEIALTSKKPANIAARCTVFAESDLVHKIQVGYSREDIIAGLCHAVASNYLNNVGKGKKIEGPAVFQGGVSKNVGVVRAFEELLDMPVIVDPDGHLMGAYGVALLAADAGPATATDEGPFAGGTFDFEAALDFEFVTREVECGHCANHCDIICVYRDNELIDSWGNRCERGAIAK; via the coding sequence ATGAACTGCAACATCGGAATCGATATCGGCTCCATTTCCACGAAGGGCGTCATCATCGACGACAATCACGAAATCATCGCCCGCTCCTACCTCTGGACGGAGGGCGACCCAGCCGGCGCCGCCAAGCGCGTCATCGCCGAGCTGCGCAAGCAAATTGACGAGGACGATGCACGCGTCGTCAGCGCAGGCACCACGGGTAGCGCACGTCGTCTCGTAGGCTCGATGCTCGGCGCCTCCGTCATCAAGAACGAGATCACGGCTCACGCGGTCGGCACCACGCACCTGCATCCGGATGTGCGCACCATCTTCGAAATCGGCGGCCAGGACTCCAAGATCATCATCGTCTCCGATGGCATTGCCGTTGACTACGCGATGAACACGCTGTGTGCTGCCGGTACGGGTTCGTTCCTCTCGAGCCAGGCGCACCGCCTCGGCGTGGAGGTCGAGGAATTCGGCGAGATTGCGCTCACCTCCAAGAAGCCCGCCAACATCGCCGCCCGCTGCACGGTGTTTGCCGAAAGCGACCTCGTCCACAAGATTCAGGTGGGCTACTCACGCGAGGACATCATCGCCGGTCTCTGCCATGCGGTCGCTTCGAACTATCTCAACAACGTGGGCAAGGGCAAGAAGATCGAGGGGCCCGCCGTCTTTCAGGGCGGCGTGAGCAAGAACGTCGGCGTCGTCCGTGCCTTCGAGGAGCTTCTGGACATGCCCGTGATCGTCGATCCGGACGGGCATCTCATGGGAGCCTATGGTGTCGCCCTGCTCGCCGCCGATGCCGGCCCCGCCACCGCAACGGATGAGGGGCCCTTCGCCGGCGGAACCTTCGACTTCGAGGCCGCGCTCGACTTCGAGTTCGTCACCCGCGAAGTAGAATGTGGACATTGTGCCAATCATTGTGATATTATTTGCGTGTATCGTGATAACGAGCTTATAGACTCTTGGGGCAATCGCTGCGAACGCGGCGCAATCGCGAAGTAG